A single Gasterosteus aculeatus chromosome 2, fGasAcu3.hap1.1, whole genome shotgun sequence DNA region contains:
- the exorh gene encoding extra-ocular rhodopsin yields the protein MNGTEGPDFYVPMSNRTGLVRSPFEYPQYYLAEPWKYSLLAAYMLFLIATAFPVNFLTLYVTVRNKKLRNPLNFVLLNLAVADLFMIVGGFTVTLFTALNGYFILGVTGCNVEGFFATLGGEIALWSLVVLAVERYVVVCKPMSNFRFGEKHAIAGLLFTWIMAMTCAAPPLLGWSRYIPEGMQCSCGIDYYTPKPEIHNTSFVIYMFVLHFSIPLFIIFFCYGRLLCTVRAAAALQQESETTQRAEREVTRMVVVMVISFLVCWVPYATVAWYIFANRGTEFGPVFMTVPAFFAKSSALYNPVIYILFNRQFRNCMIITIFCGRNPFGDDDGTSVSTSKTQTSSISSSQVAPA from the exons ATGAACGGCACAGAAGGACCAGACTTCTATGTCCCCATGTCCAACCGGACCGGCTTGGTCCGCAGCCCGTTCGAGTACCCTCAGTACTACCTGGCCGAGCCCTGGAAGTACTCTCTCCTGGCCGCGTACATGCTGTTCCTCATCGCCACCGCCTTCCCCGTCAACTTCCTCACGCTCTACGTCACGGTCCGAAACAAGAAGCTGAGGAACCCTCTGAACTTTGTGCTGCTCAACCTGGCGGTGGCCGACCTCTTCATGATCGTGGGGGGCTTCACGGTGACCCTCTTCACCGCCCTAAACGGGTACTTCATCTTAGGGGTCACCGGCTGCAACGTGGAAGGTTTCTTCGCCACTTTGGGAG GGGAGATCGCTCTGTGGTCTCTAGTGGTTCTGGCTGTAGAGCGCTACGTTGTGGTCTGCAAGCCAATGAGCAACTTCCGCTTCGGGGAAAAACACGCCATCGCCGGCCTGCTGTTCACGTGGATCATGGCCATGACCTGTGCTGCCCCCCCTCTGCTCGGATGGTCCCG GTACATCCCGGAGGGGATGCAGTGCTCCTGTGGCatcgactactacacccccaaGCCCGAGATCCACAACACCTCGTTCGTCATCTACATGTTTGTCCTCCATTTCTCCATCCCCCTCTTCATCATTTTCTTCTGCTACGGTCGCCTTCTCTGCACTGTGCGAGCG GCTGCAGCCCTGCAGCAGGAGTCTGAAACCACCCAGCGAGCGGAGAGAGAGGTGACGCGTATGGTTGTCGTCATGGTGATCTCGTTCCTGGTGTGCTGGGTGCCCTACGCCACGGTGGCCTGGTACATCTTCGCCAACCGAGGAACCGAGTTTGGACCCGTGTTCATGACCGTGCCGGCCTTCTTCGCCAAGAGTTCTGCTCTGTACAACCCAGTCATCTACATCCTGTTCAACAGACAG TTTAGAAACTGCATGATCATCACCATATTCTGTGGAAGAAATCCTTTTGGAGACGACGATGGCACCTCTGTTTCCACCTCCAAAACTCAGACTTCGTCCATCTCATCCAGCCAGGTGGCCCCCGCTTGA